A part of Paenibacillus sp. 481 genomic DNA contains:
- a CDS encoding DUF2075 domain-containing protein translates to MQRSYYARSVETFLLEEDSFILGELVKNNPFSLDDLQRNAWISEMKMLKEVLRGFESGHIIFEYTIPRIGKRIDCVLIYSGVIYLLEFKVGEREYHKYAIDQVSDYALDLKNFHQESHNNILVPMVIATKAGKVHNTIAWFEDNICKPILCNSETLHEELVKLSASITNESIDPEKWINSLYMPTPTIIEAAQALYRGHDVSEISRNDAGAKNLNATTHAINKIIDQCKVSNKKAICFVTGVPGAGKTLAGLNIANERHKFDENEHAIFLSGNGPLVDVLQEALARDEFARKNGAITKSQATKNAKAFIQNIHHFRDDALTVEKAPIEKVAIFDEAQRAWNLQQTSKFMQTKRGLSDFEMSEPEFLISVMDRHMDWSVIICLIGGGQEINVGEGGLSEWFTALKEKFPEWDVYVSDQISDYEYTKELKFSELIEGLNYNVLNELHLSVSLRSFRSENVSALVKAVLDADVETAKRLYNDLKSNYPIVLTREITTAKKWVKEKARGTERYGLTASSGAKRLRPFGIWVQNRSDAVNWFLNDDTDVRSSYFLEDTVTEFDIQGLEMDWSIVGWDANLRVENGTFSFYNFTGTRWNKINKAENILYLKNAYRVLLTRARQGLVIFVPNGDDQDVTRKSDFYDGIYHYLKEIGIDEI, encoded by the coding sequence ATGCAAAGATCATATTATGCGAGAAGTGTAGAAACGTTTTTACTAGAAGAGGATAGTTTTATTTTAGGAGAACTGGTCAAAAATAATCCATTTTCTTTAGACGATCTCCAAAGAAATGCCTGGATAAGTGAAATGAAAATGCTAAAAGAAGTGCTACGAGGATTTGAAAGTGGTCATATTATATTTGAATATACAATTCCGCGCATAGGTAAAAGAATTGATTGTGTACTCATTTATTCTGGCGTTATTTATTTATTGGAATTTAAAGTAGGTGAGCGTGAGTATCACAAATATGCCATCGATCAGGTTAGTGACTATGCGTTAGATCTTAAAAACTTTCATCAAGAAAGCCACAATAACATATTAGTGCCAATGGTCATCGCAACTAAAGCCGGCAAAGTACATAATACGATAGCATGGTTTGAAGATAACATATGTAAACCGATTCTGTGCAATAGTGAGACTTTGCATGAAGAGTTAGTTAAGCTGAGTGCCTCTATAACGAATGAATCAATTGATCCTGAAAAATGGATAAACTCTTTGTACATGCCAACACCAACGATTATTGAGGCGGCACAAGCGCTCTATAGGGGGCATGATGTAAGTGAAATATCCCGAAATGATGCAGGAGCAAAAAATCTAAACGCTACAACACACGCAATCAATAAGATTATTGATCAGTGTAAAGTTAGTAACAAAAAAGCAATTTGTTTTGTAACCGGTGTCCCGGGGGCAGGTAAAACATTAGCGGGTCTCAATATTGCCAACGAACGACATAAGTTTGATGAAAATGAACATGCAATCTTTTTATCGGGTAACGGGCCGCTAGTGGATGTGCTACAGGAAGCGTTAGCTCGTGATGAGTTCGCTAGGAAAAATGGAGCGATTACAAAAAGCCAGGCTACCAAGAATGCAAAAGCCTTTATTCAAAATATTCATCATTTTAGAGATGATGCACTAACCGTAGAGAAGGCACCTATTGAAAAGGTTGCGATATTTGACGAAGCACAGCGTGCTTGGAATTTACAACAAACGTCTAAATTTATGCAAACGAAAAGGGGGCTATCCGATTTCGAAATGTCGGAGCCGGAGTTCTTAATTAGTGTTATGGACAGACATATGGACTGGTCCGTAATCATCTGTCTAATCGGTGGAGGTCAAGAGATTAATGTTGGTGAGGGAGGATTATCAGAATGGTTTACTGCACTTAAAGAGAAATTTCCTGAATGGGATGTCTATGTTTCAGACCAAATATCAGATTATGAATATACAAAAGAATTAAAATTTAGTGAACTGATTGAAGGGCTAAACTATAACGTGCTCAATGAGTTGCATCTCTCTGTATCTCTAAGGTCTTTTAGGAGTGAAAATGTATCAGCACTTGTAAAAGCTGTACTAGACGCCGATGTAGAGACAGCTAAGCGGTTGTATAACGACCTTAAGTCTAATTATCCGATAGTACTAACAAGAGAGATAACGACCGCGAAGAAGTGGGTCAAAGAGAAAGCACGTGGTACAGAAAGATATGGGTTAACAGCAAGCTCTGGTGCAAAAAGGCTACGTCCGTTCGGAATTTGGGTACAAAATCGTTCTGATGCGGTTAATTGGTTTTTAAACGATGATACAGATGTCCGCTCATCATATTTTTTAGAGGATACGGTAACCGAGTTCGACATCCAGGGGCTTGAAATGGACTGGAGTATTGTAGGCTGGGATGCAAACCTACGTGTTGAAAATGGTACTTTCTCATTTTACAATTTTACAGGAACAAGATGGAATAAAATAAACAAAGCAGAAAATATTTTGTATTTAAAAAATGCTTACCGAGTTCTGCTTACGAGGGCAAGACAAGGCTTGGTGATATTTGTGCCTAATGGTGACGATCAGGATGTGACAAGAAAAAGTGACTTTTATGATGGGATATATCATTATTTAAAAGAAATAGGAATCGATGAAATATAA
- a CDS encoding GNAT family N-acetyltransferase, which yields MKLNGEHVFVRLVEESDAQSLLELEVNNRTFFQLFTGLREESFYTLQGQVDRINGAVELKEDDRGYVFLVGLQGSGKVIGEVILSEVVRDILQGCWIGYFLDKDHNGKGYMTEAVKLVVQYVFEKLGLQRIEAGVMPHNTGSIKVLLKAGFTKEGIARKNVKINGHWEDHQTLAMIKDDFVESKKEQVQVKVVRKNPQSIVPPIGPYTHLTTVPKGAELLVFSGQVGNDVNGDLPDDMNEQVHNTLQNISRVLEEESVSVDNVIKINIWATENVDWAYFNEVWSEFHGGTPPAMTMSYVPALAIPSLKVEIEVWAARW from the coding sequence ATGAAGTTAAATGGCGAACATGTTTTTGTAAGATTGGTTGAGGAATCAGACGCGCAGTCATTGTTAGAACTCGAAGTGAATAACAGAACCTTTTTTCAATTATTTACGGGTCTAAGAGAAGAGTCCTTTTATACGTTACAAGGACAAGTGGACAGAATTAATGGCGCTGTGGAATTGAAAGAAGATGACAGAGGGTATGTCTTTTTAGTTGGCTTGCAGGGGTCTGGAAAAGTAATTGGCGAGGTTATTTTATCCGAGGTCGTGCGAGATATTTTGCAAGGTTGTTGGATCGGTTACTTTTTGGACAAAGACCATAATGGAAAAGGGTATATGACGGAAGCTGTGAAGCTGGTCGTTCAATACGTCTTTGAGAAACTAGGCCTTCAGCGTATCGAGGCGGGGGTCATGCCACATAATACGGGTTCCATCAAAGTGCTGCTGAAAGCAGGATTCACGAAGGAAGGTATCGCGCGGAAAAATGTAAAGATTAACGGGCATTGGGAAGATCATCAGACGTTGGCGATGATTAAGGACGATTTTGTGGAAAGCAAGAAGGAGCAGGTTCAAGTGAAAGTGGTACGTAAAAATCCGCAGAGCATTGTTCCGCCGATTGGACCTTATACGCATTTGACGACTGTTCCTAAAGGGGCAGAGCTGCTCGTGTTTTCGGGACAAGTTGGGAATGATGTGAATGGTGATTTACCAGATGATATGAACGAACAGGTTCATAACACACTTCAAAATATTAGCCGGGTGCTAGAGGAGGAGTCTGTATCTGTCGATAATGTCATTAAAATTAATATTTGGGCAACAGAGAACGTGGATTGGGCGTATTTTAATGAGGTGTGGAGCGAGTTTCACGGTGGCACGCCACCTGCTATGACGATGTCTTATGTTCCTGCATTAGCGATTCCTTCGCTGAAGGTGGAGATAGAGGTTTGGGCGGCTAGGTGGTAA
- a CDS encoding DUF3934 family protein, producing MSKAKGKGGTGRGTDKKGWNRWQASANRAKSAPKPYKSKGTKNQKGTEGPANDKGGKSDK from the coding sequence TTGAGTAAAGCAAAAGGCAAGGGCGGAACAGGTAGGGGAACAGACAAGAAAGGCTGGAATCGGTGGCAGGCTAGTGCTAACAGAGCAAAGAGCGCACCTAAGCCTTATAAGAGCAAAGGCACTAAAAATCAGAAGGGGACTGAAGGTCCCGCTAATGACAAGGGCGGAAAGTCCGACAAATAG
- a CDS encoding HEAT repeat domain-containing protein, protein MTELDAVSKYDQLKASANRSANWRERLEAVQQLGKLENKQTIDVLTHRMNNDTVYQVQEAAYEQLKQLGVDVQLPPKKKGDLIKGISKILLRIKKSLPQGHSFEQFKEKLQKMRSDVYDIYEGEKGADFDQWLEETWASLATK, encoded by the coding sequence ATTACAGAGCTGGATGCTGTCTCAAAGTATGATCAGTTAAAAGCGTCTGCAAATCGCTCGGCTAATTGGAGAGAGCGTTTAGAGGCTGTTCAACAATTAGGCAAGCTGGAAAATAAACAAACAATCGACGTGTTAACGCATAGAATGAATAATGATACTGTGTATCAAGTTCAAGAAGCAGCTTACGAGCAGCTCAAACAACTTGGCGTAGATGTTCAATTGCCACCGAAGAAAAAAGGCGATTTGATTAAAGGAATTTCCAAGATTTTGCTGAGAATTAAAAAAAGCTTGCCACAAGGGCATTCTTTTGAACAATTCAAAGAGAAGTTACAAAAAATGAGAAGCGACGTTTATGATATTTATGAAGGTGAAAAGGGCGCTGATTTTGATCAGTGGCTTGAGGAAACGTGGGCTTCATTAGCAACAAAGTAA
- a CDS encoding ASCH domain-containing protein encodes MNKAAQAFWEKYWGNSVRPSSVSEWKFGDTPDRLAEQVVAGVKTATCSGHVFYELENMPLPVAGQYGVILNGQDEPVAIVKTIEVSLTPLNEVTEAFALEEGDGTYDNWRSIHVNYFRSELQKVGLEFSEDMLLVCERFERIDVTKNDTDL; translated from the coding sequence ATGAATAAAGCAGCTCAAGCGTTCTGGGAAAAATATTGGGGAAATAGCGTGCGCCCATCCTCCGTGAGTGAATGGAAGTTCGGGGATACGCCGGATAGGCTAGCTGAGCAGGTAGTAGCAGGGGTTAAAACAGCAACGTGTTCAGGGCATGTGTTCTACGAGCTGGAAAATATGCCGTTACCTGTGGCGGGTCAATACGGTGTTATTTTGAATGGTCAGGATGAACCCGTCGCCATTGTGAAGACGATTGAAGTTTCGTTAACGCCTCTGAACGAGGTGACAGAGGCGTTTGCGTTAGAGGAAGGTGATGGTACTTACGACAACTGGAGAAGTATCCACGTGAATTACTTCCGTTCGGAATTGCAGAAGGTTGGGCTTGAATTTTCAGAAGATATGCTACTCGTATGTGAGAGATTCGAACGTATTGACGTGACGAAGAACGATACGGATCTTTGA